The stretch of DNA GCTTCCCTTCAGTCAATTCCCAATGCAGTGCTCCATAATGCCCAGTGATGTCGTTCCCACTTCAAGCTAAGTTTACTTTACTTCACACGATCTCTTCCCTAGCTGGGTTCCTAACAAACCCCCCCTCTTAAAGcgccttgcccacaaggtgttgTAATACTTCAACACATCAATTATCCATTAACGAAGTCAACGCAGTTTTCTTCGTGTGCTCGTACAAACAACCTCACAAAGTTTATCAGAGTAGATATGACTTGCTTAAATGGACAAAGCTACGGGATCTTCGAGGGTCCCTAACCTCCAGAATAGAAAGTTCAACAATAGCTTTTCAAAGATAAGAAGATTTGCAgctctctttccctcatatacgAAAGCTCTCCTGATACTATAACTAACTTCTAACGTTGATAAACTAACCTCACAGGCAATAGAAAATGACAGTAATATAAAGTGCACCGTTTTGGTGTTTTTAATCCCAAAACGGTGTGCATTACACAGACCCAACTACAGACTCTATTTATTACTCAAAACGCTGCGTATTGCAGCTCTTCACAACAGCTTCCCTTCAGTCAATTCCCAATGCAGTGCTCCATAATGCCCAGTGATGTCGTTCCCACTTCAAGCTAAGTTTACTTTACTTCACACGATCTCTTCCCTAGCTGGGTTCCTAACAAGGTGGGTGACCGCTACTATGAATAGTAGATTCTAGCATGATTTATGGTGTGGTGGCAGCACCCTCAAGGAGACAATGGCAAACCATTCATAGTTATCTAATTATGTTCTTTTCCTTTGGGATGGAAACTGGAAGTGATGTAACAAATTGTTGATTTGCAATGAAGCCTTTCTAGATGATTGCCTTTTCAAGTACTTCATAATGTTTTGctgttttccaaatttttttctatattagaGATGACTTTAGAGTGAAATACTGAAAATATAGCTCATCATACAAAGTTGGTTCTTATCTAGCAGATCAAAGCAgaacttaataatttttcataaaataattttttacccGTTTTTGTTTTACAGGTAGCTCTCCTTTTAATAAGGCATGGAGCAGATGTAGATGTCGAAGACAAGGAAGGATACACTGTTCTTGGTCGAGCTTCAGATGATTTTAGACCAATACTGATCGATGCTGCCAAGGCCATGCTAGAGGGCTGAATTTTGAAGTAATTTGcagtttggggggggggggggggggggggggggggggtcgcGGGGGGGATTGCTAGGTAAGAAGCTGAAGTGTGCTTAGTTGAGAGATTGTACCGTTCGGATACTTTTAACTTGAATCATAACAAAAAGTGGGGAATCCAATGTACAGCTTACATAAATCATTGAGCATGCAGTTAGCTATATTTAGTAGAGCTTACTGCTGCTTGATTCATCGATCAAACCGAGGTCAGGGTGTAGAATTTAAGCAAACTTGTGGGATTTCTGCCATGGAGCTTAAAACAACGGATTTAAGCAAACCTTgcttataaaatatcattaatgaATCATTGACTATGCTGCTAACTATACATAATAGAGCTTATTGCTGCTTGATTTAACGATCAAATCGCGGTTAGGGTGTAGAGTTTAAGCAAACTTATGGAATTTCTGCCATGGAGCTTAAAAAAAGGAATTAAGCAAATCTTGctttagagcattctcaatggTTTCTTTATCTCATCATTCAAAATACATTActaaaagttactttttttattttacatattgatttttacaatagaTCATAcatctgtttatttttttttctctatatcatttaaatattctttttttaattttttttattcattttaaatatttcttctaactACCAATGAATCTGTAATATCTATTCATATACaatgttatataattatgtcatatttcatatatgtatttttgataAGCATATGTCGTAGAGATAAGTGAGCAGGGATGAAAGGGTGGATCATTCCCAATATGAAACCAGGGTGAGAAAATGTGTAATAAGGAGAAGGGGCTGAAATGAAATACTGGTAAACAAAAGTAGGGCAGAAAAAACGtctaaaagagagagaaaataattaaaaatgttttagagTTGTGAACAGTATTCTCTACATCTAGAGGCTTACTgtagtaaaatgtaaaataaagatcaaaatacaaaatccattAGAAGAGTCTTTTGATcaactttctttatattttacaaaaaaatgtattttacataAGCCATTGTGAATGCTCTAAGAAAATCACTATTGGTTAAATGGTGATTCTATAGTTACGGCTTGTCACAAAATGAGCTGTGTAGTTATGTGAAGAGCTATGAAGAACTTGTTGGAAAAGAGCATTTATAGGAAATTGAGCaataatatatgaatgatgTAAGGGGTGAAGTTGTGGTGATCTGGTGATCGTGAAGGATATGAGATATTTTACTACGAAAAGGGGAGGGGGGAAACCGGAAAAGTGGGGTTAAGAAATCGAGATTATAGTGGATAAAGAGGAAATATTTTACACCGTAAATGGGGTATAATTTTCTCTACTTTCTTGTAGGGGATAGTTTCATGGTTAGACATGGTAGAggcaatattttcatttaaattggTAGGTGCAACTTACTCTGGTTTGTGAGGGTTAGCATGCAGACCCATCAAGGACATTTTATGAAGCCTGCATGCCTGTGTTGCCTGAATGTAAACCAAGCTCCTATACACCACAAAGTTGGGACTCAGAAGGATCCTCTAAGCGAGAGAGGTTCACCTTTACCAACACTAGGAAAAATGCCGATTCTTGATGCCATGCCGATGCACATGCAGCCTGATCAACCTCACATTGCCCTCCTCTCCCCAGTGCTGGAATGGGCCATCTCACATCTTTCCTTCAGCTCGCCTCTCTGCTCTTCTGCGACCACTACCGTGTCACCCTCATCATAACACATCCCACCGTTTCACTTGCAGAGTCTTGTCTTGTCTCCTGCTTCCTCTCTGCTTTCCCTCAAGTCACACAGCTGTAATTCCATCTCCTCCATTTGGATCCTTCCACCGCCAACTCCACTGACCCCTTCTTTCTCCAGTATATATGAAACAATATGTCGTCGCTCCACTCAgattctctctcctcttcttgCCAGTTGCCACCCTTTCACCGCCTCTCCATACCCTCGTCTATGATGTCATTTTGATTTCCTCTGTCATTTAAGTGATAGAAACCTTACATTTACCTAACTACATCCTCTTCACATCATCAACCAGAATGTTATCTTTCTATTCATACTTCCCAACCTTTGCATCCAAATCTGGTGACGCACATGCTATACTTTGTGATGTTGAAATTCCAGGCCTTACGCCAATACCCAGATCGTCAGTCCCTCCTTTGTCGTTTATCCCAGACAGGCCTCTTTGTTAAAATTTTCATGGAAGATAGTCGTAAAGTTACAAAACTTTACGACTATCTTTTTAGGACTCGAAGCACAATCACTAGAGGTGCTTACTGGCAGAAAATTACTTGAGGGAATGCCATCTGTGTTTGCAGTTGGACCTTTTCCACCATGCAAATTTGAGAGAGGAGAGTGTGGTGATCAATTGAAGTGGCTTGATGAGCAGCCAGCGAGGTCGGTAGTTTATGTTAGCTTTAGGAGTCGGACAACCATGTCTAGGGATCAAATAAGAGAGGTAGGTGAGGGGTTAATTAAAAGTGGGTGTAGGTTCTTGTGGGTGATAAAGGACAAGAAAGATGacaaggaggaagaagagggcTTGGACGAGGTTATGGGGCACGACCTAATGGAGAGAATGGAGGCAAAGCGATTGGTGGTGAAGAAATGGGTGGACCAACCACAGATACTTGGTCACAATTCTGTGGGAGGATTTGTTAGCCATTGTGGGTGGAATTCAGTGACAGAGGCTGCTCGGTACGGGGTGCCAATTTTAGCCTGGCCCCAAGGTGGGGATCAAAAGATCAATGCAGAGGTGGTGGAGGCGAGTGGAGTCGGGATGTGGGTGACGAGTTGGGGTTAGGGTGAAGAGGTTGTGGTGAAGGGGGATGAGATTGGAGGGAGAATTAAAGAGATGACGGGGAGTGAATTGTTGAGAGGAAAAGTTGCAGAGATCAGAGAAGAGGCAAGGAAAGCTTTTGGAGACGGTGGAAGCATTGAGATAACAGATTGAGCGACTTATGAAAGAGTGGAATAAGAGCAATAAGAGCACTTGAGAGCCACGACTATTGAGCTTCAATAGTCAGATTGCTTGTGAGCTTTGTGGGGTTGTAGAGACACCATTCCATTGtgtataattatttgaattggATAGTATTTATTTAGTAGTGTATaagatattacatttttttatcattaaagccagtttggattgagagatgggTTCTCAAcgcatctcactactatttataaatttcaacttacaaatctcattactatttacaaatcatctcaaattatctttcaatccaaacgagacttaaatatatttttgaaaagtgtTCGATGGATAAATAGAATAATCAAATTATCTATATTTTGCACGAAATTCATACCATTTATTTATAATAGATTagattatttcaaaatttatcataGCATTGGCCTCGTTTGCTTTCAGGAATGAAactaaaatttctaaaaatttttctaaattattctAAGTTTTATACAGTAAAACTAtctctgaaaataaatattaattttttatttcattttacctcatctcttattaatttattattgtttataataAATTAGTCTGACCGGTTATTGTTTTGTGCAGTTAGAGAAAAAACTGATCTGACTCTTGGTGTTCACTGCTTTGTACGGTTAGAATACAGAAACAGGGAAAATGCTTCGTGCAcggtttttaatattttaataatattttattataaaaaataatataattagttatgCATCCCACCAttataaatacattaaaaaaaaaagttaaactaatCCATCTTATCTttataaacaaacacaattttattttattttattttatcttatttatacttaatatatcttaatactattcatatatatatatatatatttcaaaaaatttcacctaatctcatttttaaaaataaacaagagctagttgttatttaaaaataaaaaaacatagctGTCAAATCTCAACTTGAGTCAAGTAGAAAGAGTAATTAAccaaatattctattttttttttaaatgctcaAAGAGTTCCTAAAAATTATACTCCACTTGTTGCCTTTTGGTATACTGAGAATCAGATCCATCAATtcatgatgattttttttttttttttattttttattttttattttctgtccAAGATTAAGCTTAAACAGAAGCGCTGTTGATTAACAAGACTTGCATAAAAATTGCTTATttataatcaattattttttgttaaaataaatttattttcattataaataattattattatcataaataatctgttacaaatatccattttttttctaaaattagtTTCCAGAGCTCCAACTCCTTCCTTCATCAGTTTCTTTTTAGCAACTTTGTTTTCCCATAACTAATCTTCTGATGGGGTTGTCAAGTCTTGCTGGATTCTCTTTACGTTACGTGTGAATAGTTTAGAGTTATCAATTGCATAAATCTGTTGGTCTGGTGATGTTATTGTCGATTATCACGTGATATCgtacaaataaatatatttgtgaacCTATGCTTGATTTTGCAGGTTGCTCCACTTTTAATAAGGCATATATGAaagatgcagatgtggatgtaAGGTAAGGGAAGGGAGGATATATAGTGCTTGGTCGAGCTTCTCATGATTTTAGACCAATACTGGTTCCTGCAGCTAAGGCCACagtaagatttgaaaaaatttaattgtataCGATTCTGCATATTAATATGTGCACACATTTAATATGATTAGTcataaagtagattttattgaaaatagtgttaatttgaatttagaatatgaaggtaataatattaatacgcagattAATACGTaaacttacttgtacataacaaaactcataaGATTTATACGTTGTGTatagttttttaaattatataacatgCTTGATAAAAAAAGTATGGTTCTTAGGCAAGAGCGACTCTGTTTGAAAACACAacatttttagaatatttactaatatttataaataatttattatcatttacaaactatttattattattttaatattattttattactatatctgaaaaaaaatgcattgttTAAGGAATTGTAACatcaaattatacaaaaaattaaggGTTAGTTTGTACATTgacatgaaatgaattgaataaaatattatttttaatattattattattttaaaatttaaaaaaattaaattatttattatattttatataaaaatttataaaaattataatgataggattagatgaaataaaatatttatatattcaaacgAGACTCGAAAGCGTGGGATTCCACTGTACAGCTTTCATGGACCATTGACAAACTCCAACGTAGAGCTTTTCTCGCATTTTCTTGGGGGCTATAGCCGCTATGCGCAGGCATGTGAAGGTTAGGTATGCCTAACGACTGGTTTAGGGTTGGCTTTTATAACGCATGCGAGTGTAGGTTTGGGAAGAATGTTGCACCAATCTCGAACTTAACAGGAAAAAGTTCGACTCTTTACCTACAGTATTAGCAATTCAGCAAGCTATGACTGTTCGCGTTGCCATGGCGATGCAGTCTGATCAACCTCATATAGCTCTCCTCCCCAGTGCTGGAATGGGCCATCTCACACCCTTCCTTCGCCTCGCCACGCTGCTCGTCCGCCAACACTACCGTGTCACCCTCATCACCACGCATCCCACCGTTTCACTTGCCGAGTCTCGTCATGTCTCCCGATTCCTCTCTGCTTTCCCTCAAGTCACTCAGCTGCCATTCCATCTCCTCCCTTTGGATCCTTCCACCGCCAACTCCACCGACCCTTTCTATCTCCAGTTTGAAACAATACGTCGTTCAGCTCACCTTCTCTCCCCTCTCCCCGCAACGCTTTCACCTCCTCTCCATGCCCTCATCTCTGATGTCAGTTTGATTTCTTCTGTCATTCCGGTGGCTGAAACCTTGCATCTCCCTAACTACCTCCTCTTCACGTCATCGGCCAGAATGTTTGCTTTTCTTCTCATACTTCCCAACCTTTGCATCCAAAGCTGGTGATGATCCTGCCAAGTTTGGTGATGTTAAAATTCCAGGTTTTACGCCAATACCAAGATCGTCATTCCCTCCTTTGCTTCTTATCCCAGACAATCTCTTTGGTAAAATATTCAGGGAAGACGGTCGTGaagttaataaattaaatggGTTTTTGGTCAATACCTTTGAAGGACTTGAAGCAGAGTCACTAGAGACGCTTAATGGTGGAAAAGTACTCAAGGGCTTGCCCTCTGTATTTCCGGTCGGACCTTTCCCGCCGTGCGAGTTTGAGAGAGAAGATTGTGGCGATCAGTTGAAGTGGCTCGATGAGCAGCCAGCAGGGTCGGTGGTCTATGTTAGCTATGGGAGTCGGACAGCAATGTCCAGGGATCAAATAAGAGAGGTAGGAGATGGGCTAATTAAAAGTTGGTGTAGGTTCTTGTGGGTGGTAAAGGACAAGAAAGTTGacaaggaggaagaagagggcTTGGA from Juglans microcarpa x Juglans regia isolate MS1-56 chromosome 3S, Jm3101_v1.0, whole genome shotgun sequence encodes:
- the LOC121257749 gene encoding LOW QUALITY PROTEIN: UDP-glycosyltransferase 708G1-like (The sequence of the model RefSeq protein was modified relative to this genomic sequence to represent the inferred CDS: inserted 2 bases in 1 codon); amino-acid sequence: MTVRVAMAMQSDQPHIALLPSAGMGHLTPFLRLATLLVRQHYRVTLITTHPTVSLAESRHVSRFLSAFPQVTQLPFHLLPLDPSTANSTDPFYLQFETIRRSAHLLSPLPATLSPPLHALISDVSLISSVIPVAETLHLPNYLLFTSSARMFXLFFSYFPTFASKAGDDPAKFGDVKIPGFTPIPRSSFPPLLLIPDNLFGKIFREDGREVNKLNGFLVNTFEGLEAESLETLNGGKVLKGLPSVFPVGPFPPCEFEREDCGDQLKWLDEQPAGSVVYVSYGSRTAMSRDQIREVGDGLIKSWCRFLWVVKDKKVDKEEEEGLDEVVGLELMERMKAKGLVVKKWVDQAQILGHSSVGGFVSHCGWNSVIEAAWHGVPILAWPQIGDQKINAELVEVSGLGMWVTSWGWAEEVVVKGDEIGERIREMMGSELLRGQAARIREEARKAFGDGGSVGITFKQLIEEWKASNESI